The genomic stretch TTATGTTCCGTCTGGCAGAGAAGTAGCGGATACAATGGTCTTGACTAAAGGACAACGTACAACTAATTACGCTAGTTTTTCTCAAATTGATATTTTAGAAACTTTTGATAATGCAGGCTTAAGTTTTGAAAAAACCAGTAGTAGCGATACCTCCATAATAAAGAGCAATAACCCTTCAGATTGGTTTATAAATCCACAGGATCCGACAGAGAATAATGGTAAATGTGGTGTGCTTTATACTAACTCAAAAGCAGATTATGCTGAAGTGGCAACCGTAAATTCTTATGATTTGCCAAGTGCTAACCTGAACGTGTATCTGGAAATGAATTATCGCTCAAACATTCCTATGATAGTTGGGGTAATTGCAGAAACTTCAACCGGTGCAATTGAGCAAAAAGCAACTTTGGGAATCAATCCAAAAGAAGACTGGAATAAGATTTATGTAAATCTGGTAACTGAAACCAGTAGCTATTTTGATGGTACCAAATACAAAATTTTCATATCCGCTGAGCATCAATCAGGCCTAGATACAGGCTATGTTTATTTAGATAATCTCAAGTTAGTGTATTAGGAGCCTATGAAAAACGATACTCTACAACGATTTAAATATATTTTAATGGACACTGTGGCTGCTATTTGCAGCTACACCATTTTATATGTATTTCGTAGGGTAGTTACCGAGTCCGGGCGTTTTGAAGTAAATGAGCTAAGCTTCAATAATTCGTATTATTTAGGGTTACTCCTCATTCCCGCCTTTTGGATCATCGTTTATTTTGTCACTGCATTTTATAGAGACATCTATCGAAGATCCCGCCTTAAGGAACTTATTTACACCTTCAACGCTTCCTTGCTTGGAGGTATTTTCATCTTCTTCGCCCTCATACTGGATGATTGGGTAGAAAACTATACCGATTATTACCGCGGTTTTCTGGTTTATTTTGTGAGCCATTTTGTACTTACAGGGTTTGGCAGGTTTATTATCAGTAGTAATACTGCGCATCGTATTCGCAAAGGAAAGATCTCATTTAACACCCTTCTTATTGGCAGTAATGACAAAGCAGCAGAGCTTTATACAGAAATTGGAAATCGCACAAAAACCGGGAATCAATTTGTTGGTTTTGTGAGTGTTCACAACAACATCCATGTGTTAGTCGAAAAAAACCTTGAACATTTGGGCACCCACACCCAACTTCCGGAAGTAATTGAACGATATAGTATTGAAGAGGTAATCATTGCCATTGAATCATCCGAGCACGAAAAGCTCGAAAACATCATCAATATTTTGCAGGATACCGATGTGAAGGTAAAAATGATACCCGATACGTATGATATCATTTCGGGTAAAGTAAAGATGGAGGCTCTTGCCTCTGCACCGCTTATTGAGTTAAATCATGAGCTAATGCCTTTGTGGCAATCAGTGGTAAAACGCGTTTTTGACATTGTTGTTTCTGCCTTACTTCTCATTCTGCTTTCTCCCCTTCTTATTTTCTCCGCTATTATGGTAAAATTATCCAGCGATGGACCTATTTTTTACACACAGGTACGAAGTGGTGAAAATGCTAAGGACTTTAGCATGATAAAATTTAGAAGTATGTGTGTAGATGCTGAAAAAGATGGCCCACAACTTAGTAGTGAAAATGATTCACGCATTACCAAATGGGGGCGCATTATGCGAAAGTATCGACTAGATGAGCTACCACAATTTTGGAATGTCCTTATCGGAGATATGTCTATCGTTGGGCCACGTCCAGAACGTCAATATTATATTGATCTTATCAAACAAAAAGCACCACACTACAAGCATGTACAACGCGTGAAGCCTGGCATTACCTCTTGGGGAATGGTGAAGTTTGGATATGCTGAAAATGTAGATGAAATGGTACAGCGCCTCAAGTATGACATCATTTACATTGAAAACATGAACCTTTTCAATGACTTGAAAATTCTTATTTACACAGTGCTTATTGTTCTTCAGGGAAGAGGAAAGTAATGGATCTCGATAAATTCAATCAACAGGCCAAAAGCAAAAGAGCTGAAAACAAGAAGTTTTTCAGGCGCCTTAAAAGTGTAAATCCTAAGAAATTGGATCAGCAGTTTCATGAACTGCATGACGAAGCTTTTTCGCACATCGATTGCCTTAGTTGTGCCAATTGCTGCAAAACTACCGGACCGCTTTTTACCGATCGGGATATTTCGCGCCTAAGCAAACATCTTGGGCAAAAACCAACAGAATTTATTGATGAATACTTGCGTGTAGATGAAGATGGAGATCATGTGCTCCAGCAAGTGCCCTGCCCTTTTCTAGG from Owenweeksia hongkongensis DSM 17368 encodes the following:
- a CDS encoding sugar transferase, which produces MKNDTLQRFKYILMDTVAAICSYTILYVFRRVVTESGRFEVNELSFNNSYYLGLLLIPAFWIIVYFVTAFYRDIYRRSRLKELIYTFNASLLGGIFIFFALILDDWVENYTDYYRGFLVYFVSHFVLTGFGRFIISSNTAHRIRKGKISFNTLLIGSNDKAAELYTEIGNRTKTGNQFVGFVSVHNNIHVLVEKNLEHLGTHTQLPEVIERYSIEEVIIAIESSEHEKLENIINILQDTDVKVKMIPDTYDIISGKVKMEALASAPLIELNHELMPLWQSVVKRVFDIVVSALLLILLSPLLIFSAIMVKLSSDGPIFYTQVRSGENAKDFSMIKFRSMCVDAEKDGPQLSSENDSRITKWGRIMRKYRLDELPQFWNVLIGDMSIVGPRPERQYYIDLIKQKAPHYKHVQRVKPGITSWGMVKFGYAENVDEMVQRLKYDIIYIENMNLFNDLKILIYTVLIVLQGRGK
- a CDS encoding YkgJ family cysteine cluster protein — protein: MDLDKFNQQAKSKRAENKKFFRRLKSVNPKKLDQQFHELHDEAFSHIDCLSCANCCKTTGPLFTDRDISRLSKHLGQKPTEFIDEYLRVDEDGDHVLQQVPCPFLGEDNYCSVYEHRPKACREYPHTDRNKMHQILEITRKNVEVCPAVFEITEELKKRV